One genomic segment of Chitinophagales bacterium includes these proteins:
- the rfbB gene encoding dTDP-glucose 4,6-dehydratase: MKKLLITGGAGFIGSHVVRLFLDKYSEYEIYNLDKLTYAGNLENLKDIEQNPNYHFVKGDITDATFIHNLFEENQFDGVLHLAAESHVDRSISNPLEFVMTNVIGTVNLLNAAKTTWGNFDNKKFYHISTDEVYGALGTTGLFTEDTPYDPHSPYSASKASSDHFVRAYYDTYGLPVVISNCSNNYGSHQFPEKLIPLCINNIKNNKSLPIYGDGKYTRDWLWVTDHARAIDMVFHKGKLGETYNIGGFNEWQNINLVKTLCRLMDKKLGRAEGTNEKLITFVKDRPGHDLRYAIDATKIEKELGFRPSVTFEEGLEKTVDWYLNNEEWLKNVTSGNYKNYYEKQYSH, encoded by the coding sequence ATGAAGAAATTATTAATTACCGGAGGAGCAGGGTTTATAGGTTCGCATGTAGTGCGTTTATTTTTAGATAAATATTCAGAATATGAAATTTATAATTTAGATAAGCTTACTTATGCCGGCAATTTAGAAAATTTAAAGGATATTGAGCAAAATCCTAATTATCATTTTGTTAAAGGAGATATAACAGATGCTACTTTTATCCATAACTTATTTGAAGAAAATCAATTTGACGGAGTTTTACATTTAGCAGCAGAAAGCCATGTAGATAGGTCTATCAGCAATCCATTAGAGTTTGTAATGACGAATGTAATAGGTACAGTAAATTTATTAAATGCAGCAAAAACTACTTGGGGAAATTTTGACAATAAGAAATTTTACCACATCAGCACCGATGAAGTATATGGAGCATTAGGAACAACGGGTTTGTTTACAGAAGATACACCTTATGACCCACACAGTCCTTATTCTGCTTCTAAAGCAAGCTCAGACCACTTTGTAAGAGCTTATTATGACACCTATGGGTTGCCTGTGGTTATTTCAAATTGTAGCAACAATTATGGTTCGCATCAATTTCCCGAAAAATTAATTCCACTTTGTATCAATAACATTAAAAACAATAAGAGTTTGCCTATTTATGGAGATGGAAAATATACAAGAGATTGGCTTTGGGTAACAGACCATGCCAGAGCTATTGATATGGTTTTTCATAAAGGAAAATTAGGGGAAACATATAATATAGGCGGTTTTAACGAATGGCAAAACATAAATTTAGTAAAAACACTTTGCCGATTAATGGATAAAAAATTGGGGAGAGCAGAAGGTACTAATGAAAAATTAATAACATTTGTAAAAGATAGACCGGGACACGATTTGCGTTATGCAATAGATGCTACCAAAATAGAAAAAGAACTGGGTTTTAGACCTTCCGTAACATTTGAAGAAGGTTTAGAAAAAACAGTTGATTGGTATTTAAACAATGAAGAGTGGCTAAAAAACGTTACTTCCGGAAATTATAAAAACTATTACGAAAAACAATATTCTCATTAA
- a CDS encoding nucleotide sugar dehydrogenase yields the protein MYNKIINKEKKIAVIGLGYVGLPIALEFAKKVPVIGFDINKERVKMMQNGIDPSQELEKEAFEGVDIKFTANEDDLKEANFFIVAVPTPVDIHKVPDLKPVLSASKTVGKALKKGDYVVYESTVYPGCTEEDCIPILESKSGLKFVEDFKVGYSPERINPGDKEHTITKITKVVSGCDAESLDNIAKVYEIVVEAGTFRAANIKVAEAAKIIENTQRDVNIALMNELSKIFDKMGINTFDVLQAAGTKWNFLKFFPGLVGGHCIGVDPYYLTYKAIGLGYKPEVILSGRRINDSMGAYVAQKLVQKMIKQEKQLIKTKVLVMGSTFKEDVADIRNSKVIDVIEELKSFSVNVDVIDAHAEKHEMKEEYGIDLLDEPGKNYDAVIVAVNHKKYMDLDEEYFKSISTENPIVVDIKGIYRDKFKDIDYWSL from the coding sequence ATGTACAATAAAATTATAAATAAAGAAAAAAAGATAGCGGTAATAGGATTGGGGTATGTAGGTTTGCCTATTGCTCTTGAATTTGCTAAAAAAGTACCTGTTATTGGTTTTGACATTAATAAAGAGCGTGTTAAAATGATGCAAAATGGTATTGACCCCAGTCAAGAGCTTGAAAAAGAAGCTTTTGAGGGTGTAGATATTAAATTTACCGCAAATGAAGATGACTTAAAAGAAGCTAATTTTTTCATTGTTGCAGTGCCTACACCTGTTGACATACACAAAGTGCCAGATTTAAAACCGGTGCTTAGTGCATCTAAAACCGTAGGTAAAGCATTAAAAAAAGGAGATTATGTTGTTTATGAATCAACAGTTTATCCTGGCTGTACGGAAGAAGATTGTATTCCCATATTAGAAAGTAAATCAGGACTAAAATTTGTTGAAGATTTTAAGGTAGGATATTCTCCGGAAAGAATAAATCCGGGAGATAAAGAACATACTATTACTAAAATCACAAAAGTAGTTTCCGGTTGCGATGCAGAATCATTAGATAATATAGCTAAAGTATATGAAATAGTAGTAGAAGCAGGAACTTTTAGAGCGGCTAATATTAAAGTAGCTGAAGCAGCAAAAATCATTGAAAATACACAAAGAGATGTGAATATTGCATTGATGAATGAATTATCAAAAATATTTGATAAGATGGGTATTAACACTTTTGATGTTTTACAAGCTGCAGGTACTAAATGGAATTTCTTAAAGTTTTTTCCCGGCTTAGTGGGTGGGCATTGTATAGGTGTAGATCCTTATTATTTGACTTACAAAGCTATAGGATTAGGTTATAAACCAGAAGTTATACTTTCTGGCAGAAGAATAAATGACAGCATGGGAGCTTATGTGGCTCAAAAGTTGGTTCAAAAAATGATAAAACAAGAAAAACAACTTATTAAAACTAAAGTTTTAGTAATGGGTTCAACTTTTAAAGAAGATGTAGCCGATATAAGAAACTCTAAAGTAATAGATGTAATTGAAGAGCTTAAATCTTTTTCTGTAAATGTAGATGTTATAGATGCACACGCTGAAAAACATGAAATGAAAGAAGAATATGGTATTGATTTATTAGATGAACCGGGAAAAAATTATGATGCGGTTATAGTTGCGGTAAATCACAAAAAATATATGGATTTAGATGAAGAGTACTTTAAAAGTATATCCACTGAAAATCCAATAGTTGTAGATATTAAAGGTATTTATAGAGATAAATTTAAAGACATAGACTATTGGTCTTTATAA
- a CDS encoding N-acetyltransferase: MKNTSLNKDYFAHETAVIDEGCEIGAGTKIWHFTHVMSNSKMGENCNLGQNVVVSPNVVLGNNVKVQNNVSIYTGVICEDDVFLGPSMVFTNVINPRSAVNRRNEYMKTIVGKGASIGANATIVCGNNIGEFAFIGAGAVITKEIPAYSLWVGNPAKQIGWMSEYGHRLIFDENNEAICPESKEKYKLINSNKVIKL; this comes from the coding sequence TTGAAAAATACATCATTAAATAAAGATTATTTTGCTCACGAAACAGCCGTAATAGACGAAGGTTGCGAAATAGGAGCAGGCACAAAAATATGGCACTTTACCCATGTTATGTCTAATTCTAAAATGGGAGAAAACTGTAATTTAGGGCAAAACGTAGTCGTTTCGCCAAATGTAGTTTTGGGCAATAATGTGAAAGTGCAAAACAATGTTTCAATATATACTGGCGTAATTTGTGAAGATGATGTTTTTTTGGGACCATCTATGGTTTTTACAAATGTTATAAACCCCAGAAGTGCCGTAAATAGACGAAATGAGTATATGAAAACAATTGTAGGAAAAGGTGCAAGTATTGGTGCTAATGCTACTATTGTTTGTGGCAATAATATTGGAGAATTTGCTTTTATCGGTGCCGGGGCTGTTATAACTAAAGAAATACCGGCTTATTCTTTGTGGGTAGGAAACCCGGCAAAACAAATAGGATGGATGAGCGAATACGGACACCGATTAATTTTTGATGAGAATAATGAAGCTATTTGTCCGGAAAGTAAAGAAAAATATAAACTAATAAATTCAAATAAAGTAATAAAACTCTAA
- a CDS encoding SDR family oxidoreductase: protein MKRVLITGAAGFLGSHLCDKFINEDFQVIGMDNFITGNPKNIEHLFKLKNFEFYHHDVTKFIHIPGNLDYILHFASPASPIDYLKIPIQTLKVSSLGTHNCLGLAKAKNARILVASTSEIYGDPLVHPQNEDYWGNVNPIGPRGVYDEAKRFQEALTMAYHTFHNVETRIVRIFNTYGSRMRLNDGRALPAFIGQALRGEDITVFGDGSQTRSFCYIDDLVDGIYKLLMSNYQYPVNIGNPDEISIREFAEEIIALTGTNQKIIFKDLPKDDPKQRQPDISRAKEILGWQPKVSRKEGLKKTYEYFKSLSREELTKKEHNNFEKYIIK from the coding sequence ATGAAAAGAGTTTTAATAACAGGTGCAGCAGGATTTTTGGGTTCACATTTGTGTGATAAGTTTATTAATGAAGATTTTCAAGTAATAGGAATGGATAATTTTATTACAGGAAATCCGAAAAATATAGAGCATCTATTTAAGCTAAAAAACTTTGAATTTTATCATCATGATGTAACTAAGTTTATTCATATTCCGGGCAATTTAGATTATATTTTACATTTTGCTTCGCCAGCAAGTCCTATAGATTATTTAAAAATTCCTATACAAACTTTAAAAGTTAGTTCCTTAGGAACGCATAACTGTTTAGGTTTAGCTAAAGCTAAAAATGCAAGAATTTTAGTGGCTTCTACGTCCGAAATTTATGGAGATCCTTTAGTGCACCCACAAAATGAGGATTATTGGGGAAATGTAAACCCCATAGGGCCAAGAGGCGTGTATGATGAAGCCAAACGCTTTCAAGAGGCATTAACTATGGCATATCATACTTTTCATAATGTAGAAACAAGAATAGTACGTATATTTAACACTTATGGCTCAAGAATGAGATTAAATGACGGTAGAGCATTACCTGCATTTATAGGGCAAGCATTAAGAGGAGAAGATATTACTGTTTTTGGAGATGGTAGTCAAACTCGTTCTTTTTGTTATATAGATGATTTGGTAGATGGAATATATAAATTGTTGATGAGTAATTATCAATATCCTGTAAATATTGGAAACCCTGATGAAATAAGTATAAGAGAATTTGCAGAAGAAATAATTGCATTGACGGGTACTAATCAAAAAATAATTTTTAAAGATTTACCTAAAGACGACCCCAAACAAAGACAACCAGATATTTCAAGAGCAAAAGAAATATTAGGCTGGCAACCAAAAGTGTCAAGGAAAGAAGGATTAAAGAAAACCTATGAGTATTTCAAAAGTCTTTCTCGTGAAGAATTAACTAAAAAAGAACATAATAATTTTGAAAAATACATCATTAAATAA
- a CDS encoding DegT/DnrJ/EryC1/StrS family aminotransferase, translating into MKPIQMVDLKTQHDKLQPELNNKILEVVESTAYIKGEEVSLFEQELAEYLGVKHVIACANGTDALQLAMMALGLKSGDEVITANFTYVATAEIIALLKLKPVLVDVDPKTFNIDIQALKNAITPKTKAIVPVHLFGQCADMEPILELAKKHNLYVVEDTAQSLSAKYFFSNGTAKMAGTIGDIGTTSFFPSKNLGCMGDGGALFTNNDELALKLKMIANHGQSRTYYHDLVGVNSRLDSIQAAVLRIKLRQLNNYSVNRYNAAQYYNELLENVDAIQAPFEAVNSTHVFHQYVLKTKGIDRDKLKSYLLENNVPCNIYYPVPLNKQKAYLDLDSEYPVTESLCKEVIALPIHTELQKEQQDYIVSKIKEFINEN; encoded by the coding sequence ATGAAACCTATACAAATGGTTGATTTAAAAACGCAACACGATAAGTTGCAACCCGAATTAAATAATAAGATTTTAGAAGTAGTAGAAAGTACTGCTTACATAAAAGGAGAGGAGGTTTCGTTATTTGAGCAAGAACTTGCCGAATATTTAGGTGTTAAGCATGTAATAGCTTGTGCTAACGGTACCGATGCTCTGCAATTAGCCATGATGGCTTTAGGCTTAAAATCCGGAGATGAAGTAATTACTGCCAATTTCACTTATGTGGCAACTGCTGAAATAATTGCTTTGTTAAAGTTGAAACCGGTATTAGTAGATGTTGACCCTAAAACATTTAATATTGATATACAGGCACTTAAAAATGCTATAACGCCAAAAACAAAAGCTATAGTTCCTGTTCATTTGTTTGGTCAGTGTGCCGATATGGAACCAATTTTAGAATTAGCTAAAAAACACAATTTATATGTTGTAGAAGATACCGCACAATCGTTGAGTGCCAAGTATTTTTTTAGCAATGGCACAGCTAAAATGGCTGGAACTATTGGAGATATAGGAACTACATCTTTTTTCCCGTCTAAAAATTTAGGCTGCATGGGTGATGGCGGTGCATTGTTTACTAATAATGACGAATTGGCTTTAAAATTAAAAATGATAGCTAATCATGGGCAGTCAAGAACCTATTATCATGATTTAGTGGGTGTAAACTCAAGATTGGACAGTATTCAAGCGGCTGTTTTGCGTATAAAATTAAGACAGTTAAATAATTATAGTGTAAACCGTTATAATGCAGCTCAATATTACAATGAATTGTTAGAAAATGTTGATGCTATACAAGCACCTTTTGAAGCAGTAAATTCAACTCATGTTTTTCATCAATATGTGTTGAAAACCAAAGGAATAGATAGAGATAAATTAAAATCTTATTTATTAGAAAATAATGTGCCTTGCAATATTTATTATCCTGTTCCTTTAAATAAACAAAAGGCATATTTAGATTTAGACAGCGAATATCCTGTTACAGAAAGTTTGTGTAAAGAAGTAATAGCTTTGCCAATCCATACAGAATTACAAAAAGAACAACAAGATTATATAGTTAGTAAAATAAAAGAATTTATAAATGAAAATTAG
- a CDS encoding SDR family oxidoreductase, with protein MPLYKNKYHTKPIEDKSFLVTGGAGFIGSHIVAYLMHNGAKKVRILDNLITGNYSNIQQWENHPNFEFIEGNICDTATCIHAAKDVDYLSHQAALGSVPRSIKNPHRTNEINVAGFLNMMLAAKEHNIKQVVYASSSSVYGDEKTLPKKEDKIGSPLSPYAVSKYTNELYAKVFGTTYGMKIIGLRYFNVFGPNQDPNGPYAAVIPIFIDKLNRGQDVFIDGDGEQTRDFTFVENAVQANIRAMLTDNEKAINQVYNIAYGENYSVNHLYNSIREQLGSSQKAIHRDSRVGDVRNSLADISKAKELLGYNPLFSFNDGLPVTIKSYLK; from the coding sequence ATGCCTTTGTACAAAAATAAATATCATACAAAACCAATAGAAGACAAATCTTTTTTAGTAACGGGAGGAGCAGGATTTATTGGTTCTCACATAGTTGCTTATTTAATGCACAATGGTGCTAAAAAAGTGCGTATTTTAGATAATTTAATAACGGGAAATTATAGCAATATTCAACAATGGGAAAATCACCCAAATTTTGAATTTATAGAAGGAAATATTTGTGATACAGCCACATGTATTCATGCCGCTAAAGATGTTGATTATCTTTCTCACCAAGCGGCATTGGGTTCAGTGCCACGGTCTATAAAAAACCCGCACAGAACAAACGAAATTAATGTAGCCGGCTTTTTAAATATGATGTTGGCAGCCAAAGAACACAATATAAAACAAGTGGTTTATGCTTCATCATCATCCGTATATGGCGATGAAAAAACATTGCCCAAAAAAGAAGATAAAATAGGTAGTCCTTTATCGCCTTATGCTGTTTCAAAATATACAAATGAGCTTTATGCTAAAGTTTTTGGCACTACTTATGGAATGAAAATAATAGGTTTGAGATATTTTAATGTTTTTGGTCCCAATCAAGACCCTAATGGACCTTATGCAGCGGTTATTCCTATTTTTATTGATAAATTAAACAGAGGTCAAGATGTTTTTATAGATGGAGACGGAGAGCAAACCAGAGATTTTACTTTTGTAGAAAATGCTGTGCAAGCAAACATTAGAGCCATGCTTACCGACAATGAAAAAGCTATAAACCAAGTGTATAATATAGCTTATGGCGAAAATTACTCTGTAAATCATCTATATAATTCAATAAGAGAACAATTGGGCAGTAGCCAAAAAGCCATACACAGAGATAGTAGAGTAGGAGATGTAAGAAATTCATTGGCAGATATTAGTAAAGCAAAAGAATTGTTAGGGTATAATCCTTTGTTTAGTTTTAATGATGGTTTGCCTGTAACTATAAAATCTTATTTAAAGTAA
- a CDS encoding UDP-glucose/GDP-mannose dehydrogenase family protein has translation MKISVIGTGYVGLVSGVCFAETGNDVICVDIDENKVNRLNNKECIIYEPGLDILLERNVDQNRISFTTDLEYAVSNSDIIFLALPTPPGGNGEADLSYVLGMADTLGKIIDSYKIIVDKSTVPVGTADLVRARIAKNAKVEFDVVSNPEFLREGVAVDDFMKPDRVVIGVSSEKAKAIMERLYKPYVMSGNPIIFMDERSAELTKYAANSFLATKISFMNEIANLCELTGANVDMVRKGMGGDDRIGKRFLFAGIGYGGSCFPKDVQALAKTAKDLKYDFKILNAVMDVNTQQKELFFSKIKDYYKGNLKNKKVALWGLSFKPNTDDIREAPALKLISNFLAEGASVQVYDPEAMENVKRVFGDKITYTKNMYEAIENTDFLVIATEWTVFRTPNFDKLRTNIKDKVIFDGRNLYDSKNIEEEGFTYFSIGRP, from the coding sequence ATGAAAATTAGTGTAATAGGCACGGGATATGTCGGATTAGTTTCAGGCGTATGCTTTGCTGAGACAGGAAATGATGTAATTTGTGTAGATATAGACGAAAATAAAGTAAATAGACTAAACAATAAAGAGTGTATTATTTACGAACCGGGTTTAGATATTTTATTGGAAAGAAATGTTGACCAAAACAGAATTTCTTTTACCACAGACTTAGAATATGCGGTATCTAACAGTGATATTATATTTTTAGCTTTGCCTACACCTCCGGGAGGAAATGGTGAAGCAGATTTATCTTATGTGCTTGGAATGGCAGATACCTTAGGCAAAATAATTGACAGTTATAAAATAATAGTTGATAAAAGTACCGTACCTGTAGGAACGGCAGATTTAGTAAGAGCAAGAATAGCCAAAAATGCAAAAGTAGAATTTGATGTGGTATCCAATCCTGAATTTTTGAGAGAGGGAGTTGCCGTAGATGATTTTATGAAGCCGGATAGAGTAGTGATAGGAGTTTCTTCAGAAAAAGCTAAAGCTATAATGGAACGCTTATACAAGCCTTATGTAATGTCTGGTAATCCTATTATTTTTATGGATGAACGTTCTGCGGAACTGACTAAATATGCTGCAAATTCATTTTTGGCTACAAAAATTTCATTTATGAATGAGATAGCTAACCTTTGTGAATTAACAGGAGCAAATGTAGATATGGTTCGTAAAGGCATGGGAGGTGATGATAGAATAGGGAAGCGTTTTCTTTTTGCAGGCATAGGATATGGCGGTAGTTGTTTTCCTAAAGATGTGCAAGCTTTAGCTAAAACAGCAAAAGATTTAAAATATGATTTTAAAATTTTAAATGCTGTAATGGATGTTAATACTCAGCAAAAAGAGTTGTTTTTCAGTAAGATAAAAGACTATTACAAAGGAAATTTAAAAAATAAGAAAGTAGCATTGTGGGGTTTATCTTTTAAACCTAATACCGATGATATCAGAGAAGCTCCGGCATTAAAATTAATAAGCAATTTTTTAGCAGAAGGAGCATCAGTACAAGTTTATGACCCGGAAGCTATGGAAAATGTAAAAAGAGTTTTTGGCGATAAAATAACTTACACTAAAAATATGTATGAAGCTATTGAAAACACCGATTTTTTGGTTATAGCTACAGAATGGACAGTATTTAGAACGCCAAATTTTGATAAATTAAGAACAAACATAAAAGATAAAGTTATTTTTGACGGTAGAAATTTGTACGATTCTAAAAATATAGAAGAGGAAGGATTTACTTATTTTAGCATAGGAAGACCATAA